TGTTATGGTATAGGTGGTGTTATGATGATGTTATGGGTGGGGTTGTGGTATTGGGGTTGTTATGATGGTGTTATGGGTGGTGTTATGGTAATGGTGGTGTTATGAATGGGGTTGTGGTATTGGTGGTGTTATGATGGTGTTATGGTATTGGTGGTGTTATGATGGTGTAATGGGTGGGGTTGTGGTATTGGTGGTGTTATGATGGTGTTATGGTATGGGTGGTGTTATGATGGTGTTATGGTATTGGTGGTGTTATGATGGTGTTATGGGTGGGGTTATGGTATTGGTGGTGTTATGAATGGGGTTGTGGTATTGGTGGTGTTATGGTATAGGTGGTGTTATGATGATGTTATGGGTGGGGTTGTGGTATTGGGGTTGTTATGATGGTGTTATGGGTGGTGTTATGGTATTGGTGGTGTTATGAATGGGATTGTGGTATTGATGGTGTTATGGTATTGGTTGTGTTATGATGGTGTTATGGGTGGGGTTGTGGTATTGGTGGTGTTATGATGGTGTTATGGTATTGGTGGTGTTATGGTATTAGTGGTGTTATGATGGTGTTAGGGTGGTGTTGTGGTGTTACGGATGGCCAGTGACATGTGACGCGGTACGCCCTGGTCACATGTcaccttgacctctgaccctctcAAATCCCCGCGAGGATCGCGGGCCGGAGGAGTTCATGCAGGTGCAGCAGCGTTCGTTGGATCCAACGAGGCCTCCGTGTGACAGGAAGTGGTTTTCAGAGGCCATCTTCCTCCTCGCCGTGTTTCAGGGATGAACGGGGAACGCGATGAGCCGGAGGGGGAAGCTCCGACTGGGGAAACGAGCGGCGAACTTCCTCTTCATTGTTACGCAGGCAGCGCTGTGCGACTCTGAGCTCTGACCTGCAGCCCGTCTAAAGGTGACGGTGCAGATGGTGCAGCAGAAACTTCCCCCCTCGCTGTTTCCTCCGCTCTTCCTCTGAAGCGCCGCAGCGAGCGTCACCTCGTCACGCGGGGGGCCGGGCCGAGCACGGCTCCCCGCGCTGCTTGGTAACTGTTGCCGCGGtgaccagaaacacacacacacacacacacacgcacacattgtgTTCAAGGTCACAGGGGGGACGAGTGTCAGTAACCGTCACGCGATGAGGAACTTTAACGGGGAACCGGTGAAGTTCCTCATCGCGTGAGGGTCTCAGcggctccacccccccccagggaGGCTCTCTTCTGCGAcgagggtgatgatgatgatgatgaagatgaagacgaaGTTGCGGTAATTTATTTAAGCCTCTCTGACCAAACGTAACAAAGCCAAAGCAACGATAAAGCACCTTAAATCCCTTTAAGTCGCTCTACTGCTCCATTCGTCCGTGTTCATTTGGGTGAGCTTTTGAAAAGTGATCTTCTCTGCACGCTGATAataatctaataataataataataataatctaccaCATGTGATGACGTGGTGGTTGTTAATTAAAAAGCTAAATAAAGTAAAGTATTTGTGACATTCAAAGCATACGCATGTTATCAAAGTGTACCATGTGACTGATGGGAGCATCACTTCTGGCACCAGGTCCGTTTCTCTGGTTCAGAGCCATCAAAAGTCTACACCGAATGTCCATTGATTGGTGTTGTTGCTGCCAGAGTGTCATCAAATTGGATTAATTACTGgatgaacggggggggggggcgggggggggctgttcaTCCCATTCTGCTGACGAGGTTCGACTGCAGCTTTAATCTCGTCGTGTCACAACAACGTTTCGCCCGTCACTGTGAGTCGGGTCGATTCGGTTAATTGATTTATTCAGTGAGCCGTTGGGGGAACCTCACAGAGATCGCGCTCCTTCGCCCGCCGCGACAAGCCAAACAATTCATCAGCGGCTAATTAGTGACCCTGAAATACGGGCCAGCGGTGCCAGTGGGCCGTTTGAATGCgcggcagccaatcagagagctcggcggcggcggcgtcctgtGTGGATGTTGTTGACTGCTAGACCTGAACAGCAGGcgggccctgtgtgtgtgtgtatgtgtgtgtgtgtgtgtgtgtgtgtgcgtttgtcatTAATCCAATAGCGGCGCGTCACGTGACGCTGTCGGCCATATGGCTCCAGCCGTCCACGCCGCCCACAAAACATTTGGGGAGTGAGTCTCCAGCTGCCGTCGCCTTTTCCTCGAGCGGAAGCAGCGTGTTTATAGATTTGGCCGAATTCAGTtgtaacgcaactttgtttgcaacctgtttatttaaattaaaaaaaatggtgcCTTCTATTTATAAATGATTAGGTTGTagatacattttgaaaatgtgtgtctTCAAAACAGCTAAACTTAattattttgttaaaataagATAATCCTCTGACGAGTAaattcagttgttgttgtttcacgcTGGTCAGTGAAGTGACAGTTATGCTTCGTCGTCGCTACAGATCAGTCACGTTATTTTCTCAACAGAGGCCTTTGCTGCTGTAAATAAACAATGGAATTATGTCTGCATGAAATGCAAAATGTCCCCCTAACGAGGGGCTGGCGTTGACACGCGGCGGTCCGTCCTCGTTGTTCGACGTGTTTCAGACATGAAGACGCTTCgttaactccccccccccccctcgcagcgGAGGGTTGTTGTGGGTCGGCTGGTGGTATTAAGCTGCTTGATGCTGCGCTAATTCCTGGCTGGATTAAGAGCCGCATCCTGAGGACTTTAATGAGgcctcagacagacagacagacagacagacagacagacagacagacagacagacagacagacagacagacagacagacagacagacagacagacagacagacagacagacagacagacagacagacagacagacagacagacagacagacaggcgacATTCGGCGTAAACACTGAACATTTTTAATCCATGACATTGGTTACTTTTCCGATTgctgtctctcctctccttaAAACCTCGTATCTCCagatgtgttggtgtttgtggtaCAATGAAGGAGGAAATGTCCCATTATTATTTTGTGAGAATCCTCCCAACTTTTAAGGCTAAATAAAATCTTTAAAAGTCCTCCTGGATCAGCTGGAAAACAGGACCGAAAAACATCGACAgcaatacaaaacacacacattcatgcagcAGTGATACTTTACTGCACAGTTAGTACTTTACGTATCAAACTTTAAGTACTATTTGTAGTACTTTTCTCATCCTATAAGATCAATTTTCTAAAGTCTTTAAAACAAAATTCTGCTTCGTACAGCATGACATGCTATACTCAGGTTTGTAGCTttacatcaccccccccctgcGTGTTGTCGTCCTGAGGgaaccctgcccccccccccccccccccccgccccgctggTGGACCGGGGTCTCCGTGACCCACTTCCTCCCGAATGAGGAGAGCGGCGCTCCACATTTCCAGCAGGGCTGCATGTAGGGCGACTGGACCACTGCTTCCTCCGTGGGCTTCACTGTTCTCcgctgggggggggttggacttAAAGGGGTTTCTGGGTTTCCTGTTATTGCACCAAACCAACGAGCCACCTCTGCAGACCGGTGGGTTGAGTTGGACGATGCTCTTGTTGGGATGTGGCCCCTCGTCACACGCGGAGCCTTTTAGTTGGAGGCCAGATATCCCCCTAAAAAGGTTCCTCTCCCGCGGTGACCAAGGATCTTAAACAAACACCAATTCAGCGTTTTAGCAGCCCGTCGTTTAAGCTCTTCGTTGCTTGTGTGCTCCAGATTCACACTCCTCTGTCTCTTACCTCCAAGtgacaacacaaaaatacaaccgCCGCAGAACAGCCCCCGTGCACCCGCCGCCACATGCCGGATGGAACGCCACGAAATCTCCTCCAGGCCGCCGTGGTCCCCAGAGGACGAATCCCAAATCGCTTCAGGGCTGCTCTGTTCCTGCCAATAAACGCTGTTCATACGCGCTGAACGTCCCCGTGTTATAGGTGAcaagctgtgattgacaggagaTTTAATTTAACGGTTTTTACTTCACGTATTCAGGTGTTCAAATTTAAATCCCAAACGGTTCCTTTCCTCCGACTGATGGAAGGAaggttttcagtttttattagatttttaaaatgaacagcTACATGGTCTGTATGAAATATgctccacaaacaaacaaacaaagcccgCTCCGCCTGGCCGGTtgaacctcctcctctgagCGAGGCGAGTCTTTGCACCACCCGCGCAGCGTGAGCAGAAGCTTGAAGCGCTGCCGCGGCGCCCGTTGGCGGCGGCGCCCGTTGGCGGGCTGCGGGAGGCTGTTCTGGCTCGGGGCCCGGCGGCAGGTACCCTGCTGCAGTAACAGATGGCCCGGTGCATCGCGACAGTTACTTCTATATAAATGAAGGAATGTCTATTATTGTCCCGAACAGCACAGGAAGCTGCTGTAAAGGTGAAGGCGGCGGTTTGAGCGCGTCACATGTCGCACTGGTTCATTCATCAACACAATCTGTTAAAGGACAATGTTTTAAAGGCTCAATTATGACTGTACGTCGCCATCACCaattcctttcttttgtttcctacattttgttttatttatttcactgttGAGATGCTCTGTTCAGTTGCAGAGAAACCTTCTTCAACTGAGCGACTCTTATAGTCtttgcagacaggaagtgacctcatcACCTCCTTTACAGgccaaacatttacattttcatcatAAAACCTCCGCAGAGGTTATTACGAGCAACAGCAGGACCCTAACGGCCGCGCTGCGTCTGTCCGTAGATGTTCCTCACCGTGTACCTCAGCAACAACGAGCAGCACTTCAGCGAGGTCCCCATCACGCCGGAGACGCTGTGCAGAGACGTGGTGGAGCTCTGCAAGGAGCCCGGCGAGGCCGACTGCTACCTGGCCGAGGCGTGGAGAGGCGCGGGtgagccccctccctccccccctccccccgcacgACTGATTTCCTCTCTCAGCCGACCTTCCTGGAATGAGCCTGTCGTGACTTTAAACCCCTCAGAACACGTCGTGGGCGAAGGGGAGCGGATGGTGGAGGTGTTGCAGCGCTgggggcagcaggggggggaggtTCGCTACCTCCTGCGTCACCAGAGAGCTCCGGCAAGAGAGTTGGGTGagagaagcacacacacgcacacacacacacacacacacacacctgcctcaCCAGCGCACAGCGGGAGGCCGCGTGTTTGCCTCCCTGTGATtggtcgggggtgggggggttgtttttaAAGATGACTTGAATAAGAGTAAAGAACGCCAGTCTGCTGATCTGGACCCTGGCGAGGAGTCGAGTCACCGTGGAGAaatgtgacagacacacactcgttGTAACCGAGTGTAAGCAAACATCTGCCTCCAGCTGTGCGTTTTGGTGCAGCAGCGTCGGTACGGTAACAGAAGCAGTAAAGGACAAACGGGTAACGCGCTTAGGACCCGCTGCAGCATTGtgaccacaaacaacaacaaaagggatCCCCCCCCCATGGCTCTTTTCCTGTGCGGATCAACCAGTCGGACAGTTTCCTCCGTCGGGTCGGTGTTGACCTGGATGTTGACTCCAGAACGCGGTGAAACCGCTGCAGAAAAAGGAGACGGATGTTTGTATTTAGTCACAGCGGCCAGATTTCTTCTCTCCAGAAGAGCGACGCtggatgtgaaaaaaacaaacttttcaACGTGACATCAGCCTAGTTCTGATAGCGGAAGTTAACACACGCTGATGGGGATGTCATCTGTTCTGCTTGTATCTGTTCATAAACCAGAAGCACTGGTACTAATGAGAAGGCTGAACCCTGTTTTCATGTGCAGGTGGATCCAGAGCTGCAGATCAGATGATAAGGAGGAACCAGGCGAAAGCTTCTGTGGAGAGATGTCTGGAGAACGGGGTGAGACTCCATTCCCTGCGTCCCTCTCAGGGGCGtgtttagcctagcttagcacaaagactggaagcaggGGGAAACTGTTAGCCTAGCTCCATTCAAAGAGAGGCTGAATCCATAACTTGTGCGTTTTGCTGTGAAGGCTTCTCTGAAAGTTGGATCTCACCCTCTTGAAGGTGaactctgactgtgtgtgtgtgtgtgtgtgtgtgtgtgtgtgttgcaggtctCCGATCCTCGTCTGGACGTGACGCTGAGCGACCTGCAGGACCTGGCGacccgacagcagcagcagatcaatgcgcagcagcagctgctggcctCCAAGGTAACAACGGCCGATCGCTGCTGACgtcactgatgacatcactgccCCAAAATGAGCCTTCACATGAAGCTGATACTGAGTTCTGTTAGAACTGTTCACATGACCACCATTAAATCCATCATCTGAACCTTTTGTaggcaaaaataaaatgttatgcGACCGTCGGTTGGAATGACCAAAATACATGCAAACCCTTATCCATCACTTCCTGCCattattatcaaaataattaaatctatTTATATTTTCCCGCCTCTTGAGTCTTTTCTAATGCGGGATTGTCTTCCGTTTGTTTAAGACAACTATGCAGTTTGTGTCACTGCAACAAAGGGAACGTTGTGAAAGGTTTTTTAATGCAATACACCCGGgactaaacaaacacacagtgccACCAAAATACAGTATGTGAATGAAATCTATCATTTCTCAAATGTGCAAAGTCTCCACACCTTCCTGACTCTGACTGTCGTCTGTGGAGGGGTAAGTCAAGTTCTCCAGTAAGTCGAGGAACTGAATGCGTGCTTTCGTTTTGCAGGAGCAGCGTCTGCGCTACCTGAAGCTGCAGGatcagcggcagcggcagcagcagcagcaggagccgtcggaggaggagcggctgcagcagctcagagagaACGCAAACAACCAGGAGGCCAAGCTGAGACGGGTGCGGGCCCTCCGGGGCCAGGTGGAGCAGAAGCGCCTCAGCAACAGCAAGCTAGGTCGGTGGGACGGCGGCGCtccgggggggggtggcagcgaACCGCTTGTGCGCAAAACCTTTCCGCTCTGCAGAGCGTCACAGATGTGAATGTAAATATCTGCTTTCAGTGGAGGAGATCGAGCAGATGACCGGTCTGTTCCAGCAGAAGCAGCGGGAGCTGCTGGTCGCCGTGTcgagggtggaggagctgagcgaccagctggaggagctgaggagcaACAGACTGGAggctcctactcctcctcctcctatccATCTTCACCACAACACCTCCTCCGCGGCCGAGCTTGAGCGCCTCTACAaggagctgcaggtgagaaCCTCTTTGGAGGCTACGCTAACGAGCTAACGTGCGGCAGTAGCAAACCTGTTGTTTGACCGCGCTGCGTCTCCGTCGCGGCAGTTGAGAAACAAGCTGAACCAGGATCAGAGCagccggctgcagcagcagagagacggCCTGAGCAAGAGGAACCTGGAGGTGGCCTCCATGGACCGACGGCTCGCCGAGCTCCGCCAGCGGCTCTGGAAGAAGAAGGCGGcgctgcagcagaaagagaaCCTGCCGGTCAGTGCACACGCCGGGGACGAGTACCGGCACATGTCTGCAGACATTTCACTCAGCTGTCAAATGCCTCCCAGGTGGCCCCAGACGGAGTGGCCCCCCAGCACGGCGCAGGCTCCCGAGTGGCGGCGGTGGGGCCCTACATCCAGTCGTCCTCCACCACGAGCTCCCAGGGGCCTCCGGTGCCGGCGCGCCACGAGGTTCTGGTGAAGCCGGCGTACCCGGACGGCACCGCCACGCTGCCGATGCCCGACTCGTCGGCGAAGCCGCCTCCCAGACCGGTGAAACCCGCCTCAGGTACCGCGCCCGGGGGCCCCTCGACAGTCAGAGAGACCGTAAGAGGTCATTTGGACCAACGTGTACCTACAGggtgtttctctcctctccttaaAGGTTTTTCCTCATCAAAAATAAGCAAACTCTCTGATTGGAGCGGCTCGTCTCCGGAGTCCGGCGGCGGTTACAGCCACGCCTCCACCCTGCCTCGCATGGCCGGCCTCGGCAGCCACCGCTCAGGTAGACACGAAGGTCCACATATGAAGCTTCACGTAGCATATCTGTTCCGTTAGTTCCGGTTTTGATTATCGCCCCCCCCTTGTCTTTTGTAGACGGCAAGACCCTCACAGATAAGAAGGCCCTGTCTGGGTCCGACATCCCGCCCCCTGTCCCTTCACGGACCAATCACATCACTGAGAACCTGCCCAGAGACAATCAGGTATCAAAGGGACTCTCGCTTCTATTTCCTGCTGTTACACGTTTGTTTACCGGGAGAAATTAAAACAAGGAGGAGCATTTTGTTGGAATCCAGTGAGCCAGCAGCAGTATCCTgtcctttcaaagtaaaagcttttAATGATGATCTGTAGGTCAGATGAATGCTTCCTGTTCCCTGAATACTTGATTCTAATGTTATTCATTTCTCCATTAACTCGTTCGCCTTCAGGCTTCCGGTAAAGGTCTTCCCAAGATGGCGGCGCCCCCTCCGGTCCCCAGTAAGCCCAAACCGTTCTCCTCCACTTGCCCGCCGACCTTCTCCAAGCCGCCCTACAGCACCGGGACCTTCCCCGGTAAGGTGCGGCCGGTCGGGGGCCTCCTCAAGGCCCCGGGGGTCCTGCCCAGCTACTGCCACACCCTCCCTCTGCCCAGCAAGCAGGAGAGTCCGCCGGCCGCCGCCGTGCGCCCGTACACCCCCGAGCTCtcggaggcccccccccccgtgctgcaGAAGCCTCAGAGGGTGGCGGCTTCGTCCATCTACTCCATGTACACGCAGCAGGGGAAGGGCTACGTGGGCCAGGGAACGCTGCCCCGCAGCCAGCCCAGAGGTGATGCacactgaatatatatatatacagtatatatatatgcactgTATGTAGTTCAGGACgcgctttcttctttttctttttcacccgAAGGGACAGTTTGAGTGTTTTTCGAGGTAAATGGAACAGGAGCAAAGTAATAACTGCTGTGTTAGATAAACTGATTTTAGACACTCAACCTGCTCCTGTTTGCACTATATTAACTATATTTAACAGGTTAAGTAAACTAGAAAATGAAACTTGTATATGCTTTCTTAACAGTTTCTTATattaattttaaattatttattctaatttaaattatttattaatgcatGTCCATCATAATGAATTACTTGTACACGTTTATTGTTTAATTATACATATGCGTTCTAAGTTAAGTTATAAAAAGCACCAACAgctgtttatttttaactttgctTAAGATAAATTTCCTTTTACTAAAAAACAGTTGTGTAATTGACCTTCATGCAGGATTCAGAAAGCAGCATCTTCATATTGGAGAAGCAGAAAAGGAATCAAAGTCTCAGTGGGATTTGTGATTATTGCGTAATGCATTAACAGACTTATTGTGTCTCCTCCCAGTATACGGGAAACCAGTGCTCCCAGCTAGCGGGGGCCAGCAGGCCGGCGCCACGGACGCCACCAGCTCCGGGTCTTGCGCTACCGACGGCAGCGAGGCTGACACCGGTTGCCGGGGCAACGGCGAAAGCGTCGGGGCGGAGGCGGCGGAGCGAGGCAACCCGCGCCCCTTGAGCCCCACCAagctcctccccttcctgtCCAACCCCCACAGGAACCCCAGCGACGCCGACCTGGAGGCCCTTCGCCGCCGGCTGCACCACGCGCCGCGGCCCCTGAAGAAACGCAGCTCCATCACGGAGCCCGAGGGCCCGGCGGGTCCCAACATCCAGAAGCTGCTCTACCAGAAAACCACGCTGGCTGCCATGGAAACCATCCCCATGGAAACCGTCCCCGCGGAGACGCCCAGCCCGGCGAGGACGACGCACGTCCAGCCTCACGAGGACGGGAGCGGCGGTGCGGATGCGATGTTCCGCCAGCCGATAGCCAAgaccccgccccctctgcccccccgcgCGCCCATCCCTGACCCCGCCCCATGCCGCTCCCTGGCCCCCCCtctggaggacaaggaagaggaggaggtttgtCCGCCCGCCTCGGCCCGCCTGGACTACTTCGCCGACGAGTTCCCGCCCTACCCGCCCCCACCTTACCCCACCTGTGAGGAGGCGGAGCAGAGCGAGGACTCGCACAACCTGCAGCCACCGGAGGTCACGGGCCAGGTGACGGTGCCCCCGGTGAGTGTTACCACAGCAACACCTTCTGATTGGTGCTTTAAAGCGTCACTCGCCCAAATTATGAAaaaacgacccccccccctcagggtaAGAGGTCGATCCTCCGGAAAGCCGACTCGGAGCGGATCGACCGCAGCATCCGGGTCAAGTTCAACCCtctggccctgctgctggaCTCGTCTCTGGAGGGCGAGTACGACCTCGTCCAGAGGGTCATCTACGAcgtgagtcccccccccacaaccgcTCGCCACCCGCCGCTTACAACAGCACATGTGTGATCTTTAGATGGTTTGTGTTTAATTCATTGGGTACGTTtgtaaaaaagacattttaaatatctTTGGTTGACTTGTATCGGCGTCAACATTTAGATCCCGCCGATGAATTCAATCAAAGTGTTTGTGTCCACGCGTCCGTCCTGCAGGTGGACGACCCGAGCTCGCCGAACGACGAGGGCATCACGGCGCTGCACAACGCCGTCTGCGCCGGCCACGCCGAGATCGTCAAGTTTCTGGTGCAGTTCGGGGTCAACGCCAACGCCGCCGACAGCGACGGCTGGTGAGTCCCGACATCGTCGATCGAGCTGCGATTGGCCGGCTTGAAGCGTCTTGGGAGATAGTGGGAGGGGACTCGCACGTCTGGGACGGAGCCTTTTCAAaccgctctctccctcctcgaccTGCAGGACGCCGCTCCACTGCGCCGCCTCCTGCAACAACGTCCAGGTCTGCAAGTTCCTGGTGGAGTCGGGGGCGGCGGTGTTCGCCACCACGTACAGCGACATGCAGACGGCCGCCGACAAGTGCGAGGAGATGGAGGACGGCTACGCCCAGTGCTCCCAGTTCCTCTACGGTGAGGCCAAACGCAGCGTTACCCGCGCCGAACAGAACCCCTGCGAGACTCTTCGCGGGGCTTCGGGaccctttggggggggggcggtttcaTGGGGTCCTGTGAGGATTCTGGGAAGAGGGTCAGATCGACCATCGACACATTCCCAGTGATCCCATTGACATTACAGGGGTCCACATCAAATGTGCGGGGGGGGTTTCTGAGGAGGTTGCACGGTTCCTCTAGGAGCTCTGGGtaaagatctgtgtgtgtgtgtgtgtgtgtgtgtgtgtgcgcgcgtgcgagCAGGCGTTCAGGAGAAGATGGGCGTGATGAACCGCGGCGTGGTCTACGCGCTGTGGGACTACGAGCCGCAGAGGGACGACGAGCTCGGCTTCAGCGAGGGCGACTGCATGACGGTGCTGCGGCGCGACGACGAGGCGGAGACGGAGTGGTGGTGGGCCAGATGTGGCGACAGCGAGGGCTACATCCCCCGCAACCTGCTGGGGGTGAGCCGGTCTTCTGCCAAAGCTCCTAATGGATTGATTGATAATTGCTCTGAGGCGGACGTGTAGACATTTATTGTCAGTTtcctgacattttaatgaaGGAGAAATTCTAATTATGTTAAGAATGGATTAATCTCTTCAACCTCAAACCTGTTTAAAGCTTTATTCTCTAGACGTTAAAACTACCTGCCTCTCCGCGTTGAGCGGCACGAGGAATTGAACCGTCGACCCTGCCGCTCTGTTTCTAAGCAGCGCTGAGAAGTCTGGGCGTTCCAATGTCACCGCGACGTGTTTATAACGTGAAATGCCTTTTTATTTCCACAGCTGTATCTGAGGATCAAGCCGCGGCAGAGGAGCCTGGCCTGAGGGGGCGTCACCCGACCCGATGGTCACCAGGAGGAGTTCGAACCCCCGGAGTCCAGGAGGGTCGCCGagagggagacaagagacagagagacgttTCACGGCTGTTGGACCTGTTTGGTTTTCCGACCTCAGCACAAAGAATGTCCCGAGGAGCTCCTTGTCGTTGCCGAGGAGACGAGAGACGAAAGGATGGTTCATTGGAGCGTCAGTcaggtttctttcttcttttgagaGCCTCCGACAGAAAGGCCCCGGGGGCCCCAAAAACAGAAAGTGACTCTTGCTTCATGCTGTaattctttcttctcttttaatgtattttattttatttaaaagaattgCTACAGTCGGcataaagacagaaaacacaaagtcCCAAAGGTCTGTTTAGTCACTCCTGGAATCATAACAAATATTTAACAAGTCTTTTACTTTGGAAGGGTGTTTTCTTTCCTACTTACAAGATAGTAACTAGTGATTTGTGATTTCAGGGaataaaaacttgttttaacaaGTTTCAAACCGAATGATAAATTGCAGGTTACTTTaattatttatgtgtttgtaGCCAGATGTGCTCGACTGTAAACAGGCTGTGAGTTTGATTCTCATGACACTCGTTTG
The sequence above is a segment of the Gasterosteus aculeatus chromosome 9, fGasAcu3.hap1.1, whole genome shotgun sequence genome. Coding sequences within it:
- the LOC120825286 gene encoding apoptosis-stimulating of p53 protein 2 isoform X2, whose protein sequence is MPLMFLTVYLSNNEQHFSEVPITPETLCRDVVELCKEPGEADCYLAEAWRGAEHVVGEGERMVEVLQRWGQQGGEVRYLLRHQRAPARELGGSRAADQMIRRNQAKASVERCLENGVSDPRLDVTLSDLQDLATRQQQQINAQQQLLASKEQRLRYLKLQDQRQRQQQQQEPSEEERLQQLRENANNQEAKLRRVRALRGQVEQKRLSNSKLVEEIEQMTGLFQQKQRELLVAVSRVEELSDQLEELRSNRLEAPTPPPPIHLHHNTSSAAELERLYKELQLRNKLNQDQSSRLQQQRDGLSKRNLEVASMDRRLAELRQRLWKKKAALQQKENLPVAPDGVAPQHGAGSRVAAVGPYIQSSSTTSSQGPPVPARHEVLVKPAYPDGTATLPMPDSSAKPPPRPVKPASGFSSSKISKLSDWSGSSPESGGGYSHASTLPRMAGLGSHRSDGKTLTDKKALSGSDIPPPVPSRTNHITENLPRDNQASGKGLPKMAAPPPVPSKPKPFSSTCPPTFSKPPYSTGTFPGKVRPVGGLLKAPGVLPSYCHTLPLPSKQESPPAAAVRPYTPELSEAPPPVLQKPQRVAASSIYSMYTQQGKGYVGQGTLPRSQPRVYGKPVLPASGGQQAGATDATSSGSCATDGSEADTGCRGNGESVGAEAAERGNPRPLSPTKLLPFLSNPHRNPSDADLEALRRRLHHAPRPLKKRSSITEPEGPAGPNIQKLLYQKTTLAAMETIPMETVPAETPSPARTTHVQPHEDGSGGADAMFRQPIAKTPPPLPPRAPIPDPAPCRSLAPPLEDKEEEEVCPPASARLDYFADEFPPYPPPPYPTCEEAEQSEDSHNLQPPEVTGQVTVPPGKRSILRKADSERIDRSIRVKFNPLALLLDSSLEGEYDLVQRVIYDVDDPSSPNDEGITALHNAVCAGHAEIVKFLVQFGVNANAADSDGWTPLHCAASCNNVQVCKFLVESGAAVFATTYSDMQTAADKCEEMEDGYAQCSQFLYGVQEKMGVMNRGVVYALWDYEPQRDDELGFSEGDCMTVLRRDDEAETEWWWARCGDSEGYIPRNLLGLYLRIKPRQRSLA
- the LOC120825286 gene encoding apoptosis-stimulating of p53 protein 2 isoform X3; the protein is MFLTVYLSNNEQHFSEVPITPETLCRDVVELCKEPGEADCYLAEAWRGAEHVVGEGERMVEVLQRWGQQGGEVRYLLRHQRAPARELGGSRAADQMIRRNQAKASVERCLENGVSDPRLDVTLSDLQDLATRQQQQINAQQQLLASKEQRLRYLKLQDQRQRQQQQQEPSEEERLQQLRENANNQEAKLRRVRALRGQVEQKRLSNSKLVEEIEQMTGLFQQKQRELLVAVSRVEELSDQLEELRSNRLEAPTPPPPIHLHHNTSSAAELERLYKELQLRNKLNQDQSSRLQQQRDGLSKRNLEVASMDRRLAELRQRLWKKKAALQQKENLPVAPDGVAPQHGAGSRVAAVGPYIQSSSTTSSQGPPVPARHEVLVKPAYPDGTATLPMPDSSAKPPPRPVKPASGFSSSKISKLSDWSGSSPESGGGYSHASTLPRMAGLGSHRSDGKTLTDKKALSGSDIPPPVPSRTNHITENLPRDNQASGKGLPKMAAPPPVPSKPKPFSSTCPPTFSKPPYSTGTFPGKVRPVGGLLKAPGVLPSYCHTLPLPSKQESPPAAAVRPYTPELSEAPPPVLQKPQRVAASSIYSMYTQQGKGYVGQGTLPRSQPRVYGKPVLPASGGQQAGATDATSSGSCATDGSEADTGCRGNGESVGAEAAERGNPRPLSPTKLLPFLSNPHRNPSDADLEALRRRLHHAPRPLKKRSSITEPEGPAGPNIQKLLYQKTTLAAMETIPMETVPAETPSPARTTHVQPHEDGSGGADAMFRQPIAKTPPPLPPRAPIPDPAPCRSLAPPLEDKEEEEVCPPASARLDYFADEFPPYPPPPYPTCEEAEQSEDSHNLQPPEVTGQVTVPPGKRSILRKADSERIDRSIRVKFNPLALLLDSSLEGEYDLVQRVIYDVDDPSSPNDEGITALHNAVCAGHAEIVKFLVQFGVNANAADSDGWTPLHCAASCNNVQVCKFLVESGAAVFATTYSDMQTAADKCEEMEDGYAQCSQFLYGVQEKMGVMNRGVVYALWDYEPQRDDELGFSEGDCMTVLRRDDEAETEWWWARCGDSEGYIPRNLLGLYLRIKPRQRSLA
- the LOC120825286 gene encoding apoptosis-stimulating of p53 protein 2 isoform X1, yielding MMPMFLTVYLSNNEQHFSEVPITPETLCRDVVELCKEPGEADCYLAEAWRGAEHVVGEGERMVEVLQRWGQQGGEVRYLLRHQRAPARELGGSRAADQMIRRNQAKASVERCLENGVSDPRLDVTLSDLQDLATRQQQQINAQQQLLASKEQRLRYLKLQDQRQRQQQQQEPSEEERLQQLRENANNQEAKLRRVRALRGQVEQKRLSNSKLVEEIEQMTGLFQQKQRELLVAVSRVEELSDQLEELRSNRLEAPTPPPPIHLHHNTSSAAELERLYKELQLRNKLNQDQSSRLQQQRDGLSKRNLEVASMDRRLAELRQRLWKKKAALQQKENLPVAPDGVAPQHGAGSRVAAVGPYIQSSSTTSSQGPPVPARHEVLVKPAYPDGTATLPMPDSSAKPPPRPVKPASGFSSSKISKLSDWSGSSPESGGGYSHASTLPRMAGLGSHRSDGKTLTDKKALSGSDIPPPVPSRTNHITENLPRDNQASGKGLPKMAAPPPVPSKPKPFSSTCPPTFSKPPYSTGTFPGKVRPVGGLLKAPGVLPSYCHTLPLPSKQESPPAAAVRPYTPELSEAPPPVLQKPQRVAASSIYSMYTQQGKGYVGQGTLPRSQPRVYGKPVLPASGGQQAGATDATSSGSCATDGSEADTGCRGNGESVGAEAAERGNPRPLSPTKLLPFLSNPHRNPSDADLEALRRRLHHAPRPLKKRSSITEPEGPAGPNIQKLLYQKTTLAAMETIPMETVPAETPSPARTTHVQPHEDGSGGADAMFRQPIAKTPPPLPPRAPIPDPAPCRSLAPPLEDKEEEEVCPPASARLDYFADEFPPYPPPPYPTCEEAEQSEDSHNLQPPEVTGQVTVPPGKRSILRKADSERIDRSIRVKFNPLALLLDSSLEGEYDLVQRVIYDVDDPSSPNDEGITALHNAVCAGHAEIVKFLVQFGVNANAADSDGWTPLHCAASCNNVQVCKFLVESGAAVFATTYSDMQTAADKCEEMEDGYAQCSQFLYGVQEKMGVMNRGVVYALWDYEPQRDDELGFSEGDCMTVLRRDDEAETEWWWARCGDSEGYIPRNLLGLYLRIKPRQRSLA